One part of the Solanum dulcamara chromosome 8, daSolDulc1.2, whole genome shotgun sequence genome encodes these proteins:
- the LOC129899095 gene encoding uncharacterized protein LOC129899095 produces MSPASRSKSKDKKGGKEPPKAASKPSSVNAGATTPTSGYNPLLGTFHTLETAPVTSNAALHVNGRFRNIDETDDHSGHSLGPSIEYDSVSNNGSWSGESEDHKEKMANPPPRAETVPGSDNDKREKIRQKNEKKHQRQKERRAQELHEKCNGYLMSRKLEALAQQLVAMGFSSERATMALILNEGRVEESVSWLFEGGEEADKHKEHKLDGGGNLKIDISEELARITDMENKYKCSKQEVERALVACEGDLQKAEETLRSQKQEPHSAPSKPEESGDPPTVGYGKLPNTTSQNLLRAPVKASPNIILPKRDDRDFNYTKVAATSGSSVDNGSKSVQSLKRVLPKLEWAKPPQVAVPADKRWLNAGSNPSISYSLASPLQALPQSSKSEARYVAVGNELKNLQLGTVREPVIVMQRPNQSINPKQTPTSTVSSSPPGTTAGWFPNNAVETVKPNGLMPHIPGTRSLSPNGVSTNQLYNQLQYQQHQQPQQFVSSNGSLDTPGTSRGNSLWSRTGSLQTQTLSAASSLGLFSGLGTNGVSGSSSPVDWNSGGGSMEQLDYANIDWSLDRGSSLSRTGGMWPGMNPLMQNNARTYDSFNPGLSVTSAMRPALSNGGGVLIPGLQERAATAETSTGGSREWTSPFEEKDLFSLPRQFVSSPSL; encoded by the coding sequence ATGTCTCCAGCATCTAGGTCCAAATCAAAGGACAAAAAAGGTGGCAAGGAACCACCCAAAGCTGCTTCAAAACCTTCAAGTGTAAATGCAGGTGCTACTACACCGACTAGTGGATACAATCCTCTTTTAGGAACATTCCATACACTTGAGACAGCTCCTGTGACTTCAAATGCTGCTCTTCATGTGAACGGTCGTTTCAGGAATATTGACGAGACAGATGACCACAGTGGGCACTCACTTGGACCTAGCATTGAGTATGATTCTGTTTCCAATAATGGTAGCTGGTCTGGTGAGTCAGAGGACCATAAAGAGAAAATGGCCAATCCTCCTCCCCGGGCAGAGACGGTACCTGGCTCTGATAATGACAAACGGGAAAAAATCCGTCAGAAAAATGAGAAGAAGCATCAACGTCAAAAGGAGAGACGAGCTCAAGAATTGCATGAAAAGTGCAATGGCTATCTCATGTCGAGAAAGCTGGAAGCACTTGCCCAGCAGCTTGTGGCTATGGGATTCTCTTCAGAAAGAGCTACCATGGCTCTTATCTTAAATGAAGGCAGAGTAGAAGAATCAGTTTCATGGTTATTTGAAGGTGGTGAAGAAGCAGATAAACATAAGGAACATAAACTTGATGGTGGGGGTAATTTGAAAATTGACATTTCAGAAGAGCTTGCTCGCATTACAGACATGGAAAATAAGTATAAGTGCTCCAAGCAGGAGGTTGAAAGAGCCTTAGTTGCCTGCGAGGGTGATCTTCAGAAGGCTGAGGAGACTTTGAGGTCACAAAAGCAGGAACCTCATTCTGCGCCATCCAAGCCTGAAGAAAGTGGTGATCCTCCTACCGTGGGCTATGGTAAGCTTCCAAATACCACCAGCCAGAACTTACTAAGAGCACCTGTAAAAGCTTCACCCAACATAATATTGCCTAAAAGGGATGatagggacttcaattatactAAAGTGGCAGCCACATCAGGATCTTCTGTGGATAATGGAAGCAAAAGTGTGCAATCATTGAAACGGGTTCTGCCAAAATTGGAGTGGGCCAAGCCACCACAAGTGGCAGTGCCGGCTGACAAAAGGTGGCTAAATGCAGGATCAAATCCTTCTATTTCCTATTCTTTGGCATCTCCTTTGCAGGCATTACCCCAATCTTCCAAGTCGGAAGCTCGTTATGTTGCTGTAGGAAATGAATTGAAGAATCTTCAGCTAGGAACAGTGAGAGAACCAGTTATAGTTATGCAACGACCCAATCAATCAATTAATCCTAAGCAGACTCCCACCTCAACTGTTAGCTCTTCTCCGCCAGGAACTACAGCAGGGTGGTTTCCTAACAATGCTGTTGAGACAGTGAAACCCAATGGACTGATGCCACATATTCCTGGCACAAGAAGCCTGAGCCCAAATGGTGTCAGCACAAACCAGTTGTACAACCAACTTCAGTATCAACAACACCAGCAGCCTCAACAATTTGTTTCTAGCAACGGCTCACTTGATACGCCAGGAACAAGCCGGGGTAATAGTTTGTGGAGTAGAACAGGTTCTTTGCAGACACAAACCCTTTCTGCAGCTTCCTCACTTGGTCTCTTCTCTGGGTTGGGCACCAATGGTGTGTCTGGGTCATCATCTCCAGTTGATTGGAACAGTGGTGGTGGCTCAATGGAGCAGCTAGATTATGCTAACATAGACTGGAGTTTAGATCGTGGGTCTTCATTATCAAGAACAGGTGGCATGTGGCCAGGAATGAACCCTTTAATGCAAAACAATGCACGTACATATGATTCATTTAACCCTGGACTCAGTGTTACATCTGCCATGAGACCTGCTCTGTCCAATGGTGGTGGTGTCTTGATACCTGGGCTGCAAGAAAGAGCTGCAACAGCGGAAACATCTACTGGTGGTTCTCGTGAGTGGACTTCTCCTTTTGAAGAGAAAGATCTTTTTAGCTTACCAAGACAATTCGTTTCTTCTCCCTCCCTGTAG